The Tenuifilum thalassicum genome includes the window AATATACCCGTTAAGCTAAAAGTAAATGGTACCGAGACTCGAGGCTTTAAGTATGATTCAACAAAAGCATCGTATACCCTAAAGCTTCCTGTTGGAGCAACATACGATATTTTACCTTCTGTTAAGAATTTCTACAACAAATATGAGCAGGTTGATTTGAGAAGGGTTAGAAAGGGTTCAAGAATTGCAAGAAACTTCTATGTTACCCCAATTGAAGTTGGTCAAACTGTAAACATTGACTTTATATACTTTGATACAGGAAAATCTACTCTAAAGCCTCAGTCGTTCCGTTCGCTTAATGCATTGGTTGAGTTCCTAAATGAGTATCCTAATGTAATTGTTGAAATTGGTGGACATACCGATAATACGGGTTCTCTTGCATTGAACATGAGGCTATCAAAGGCTAGAGCTGAGGCTGTAGCTGAATATCTAATAAGTATGGGTATCCCACGTGAAAGAATTACTTCAAAGGGATACGGACCTAGCAAACCAAAAGCTAGCAATAGAACCTCAAGAGGTAGGGCACAAAACCGTAGGGTAGAGTTTACTATAGTTGGAATTTAATTAGAGATTTAATTTTAAATTTAGGTGGATGTATTAGACATCCACCTAAATTTGTTTTGGTATGATGGCTTTTAAGTTAAAATATCTCCTTAGCTGTATGGTTGCCATTTTGGCACTGGTTAATCCAATACAAAAGGTTTTTGTTATTACATCCCTCCAGGCTCAATTTGACGAAGCTAAAACACGTTTTATTGCCATAAAGGCTACTATTACTGCATTTATTGCCCTTTTGTTTTTCCTACTACTAGGGGAACTTGTATTTAGCTACGTATTCCATGTTCAGCTGTATGCGTTTCAGATAACGTCGGGAATTGTACTTTTTTATAATGGTTTAACTGGGTTACAGAAAGGAACATTTATTCAAGTTGACGCAGGTGTGAATATACGCGATATCACAGCTGTTCCCATAGCTATCCCTATGATTGCTGGACCTGCAACAATTACGGCAGCTGTTACATTTCCTGCCCATTACGGTCATACTAACACCATAGTATCTCTTGCAGTAGCTTTAGCTATTAACTACATTTTTATGTATTTTGCACGTCCCATCGGAACCTTTCTCAATCGCTTAAATCTGATGAGCGCCTTAGTTAGAATATTTGGATTAATTGTGGCAACAATAGGTGTTCAGATGACATTAAATGGTTTGGCTACTTTTTGGAATACAATAAAATAATTGGGATTTAATTAGAACAAAGCTGAACCTTAGCTATATTTGCATTAAATTTTGAAAAAGTGCAACAAGGTTTGATTGATATTGATAACGTTATTGCCTCAAAAAGTCCTAAACTGCAAAAGGCTTTACCTCGTTTTATCGTTCGTTACCTTAAACGTATAATCCATCAGGATGAGATTAATGAGGTTCTTGCAAAACATGGCGATAAGCAAGGGGTTGATTTTATTGAAGAGGCTCTTAAGCAGATGCAAGTAACCTATTCGGTTGAAGGACTTGAGAACCTTGAGCCAGATGGCCGCTATCTTTTTGCTTCGAACCATCCACTTGGTGGACTCGATGGTATGATACTCATACATCTTTTAGGTAAAAAGTATCCTGATATTAAATTCCCTGTTAACGATTTGTTAATGCATGTATCTCAGCTTAGAAATATATTTATACCTATAAACAAACACGGTGCGCAAAGCCTTTCGGGTGTTAAGCAGTTTGAGGAAACATTTGCATCGCATTCCCAAGTACTTTACTTTCCTGCTGGACTTTGCTCTCGTAAACAACGGGGAAGAATTGAAGATTTGGATTGGAAGAAAAGCTTTATTGTTAAGGCTGTAAAACACAAACGCGATATAGTTCCTGTATTCTTTAGTGGAAGAAACTCTAACTTTTTTTATAACCTAGCATGTTTACGTAACTTCTTACGGATTAAAGTAAATATCGAGATGCTTTACCTTGTTGATGAGATGTTTAAGCAAAAAGGGAAGAGCATAAAGGTAATAATAGGAGAGCCAATATCATATTTAACATTTGACCACTCTAAAAAGCCCGAAGAATGGGCTAAATGGGTAAAGGCACGAGTTTATAAGTTAGGAACTCAGTTAAAATAGATTGGGATGAAACAAATTATAGAACCCGTTGACAGGGAGCTGCTTTTGAGCGAGCTAACTCCCGATAAATTTGTGCGACAGACCAATAACGCAAATAATGAACTTTATATTTTTACCGCTCATAATGCGCCAAATTTGATGCGTGAGGTTGGTCGTTTAAGGGAGTTGTCATTTAGAACTGCTGGAGGGGGTACTGGTGAAGAGGTTGATATAGATGAGTATGATACCTGCGAGAATTGCTACAAGCAGCTAATTGTTTGGGACCCTAGTGAAAAAGAGATTCTTGGCGGATACAGATTTCATAGTGTTGACCCTTCAAAGGGAGAAGAGATCAATCTTTCCACAAGGCACCTTTTTAATTTCTCCGATAAGTTTGTTAAAGAGTATATGCCTCAAATGATTGAGTTGGGTAGATCATTTGTTCAGCCAAAATATCAAGCTTTAAGTAGGAGTGGGAAAGGCCTATATGCTCTCGATAACTTATGGGATGGTTTAGGTGCCCTTATTGTACTAAATCCGCACATCAAGTATTTCTTTGGTAAAGTTACCATGTATCGCACCTATAATGTTGATGCCCGTAATATGCTACTTTACTTCTTTGAAAAGTACTTTAAGGATAATGAGGGATTGGTTACCCCAATTCATCCTATTGAGGTTAACATCGACAGAGAGGCTATGAGTGCGATATTTACAGGAAAGAGTTACGATGAGGACTACAAAATACTATCGAAAAAAATTAGAGAGTTTGGCGAGCGAATTCCTCCCCTTATCAACTCATATATGAACTTGAGTCCTTCAATGAAGGTATTTGGTACTGTGATTAATCCTTACTTTGGTGAGGTGGAGGAAACGGCAATTCTTATAACCATTCCGGATATATATAAGCACAAGGTTGATAGACATATTTCAACCTTCATAAAGAAGTTAAAGGATAAATACCATTTAAGCCTTAGGCGTTGGTAGCCTAAGGCATTGGGAAATGCCACTTAAAAATCTATTTTATAATACTAATAGGCTCGCTGGTCTCTTCCCTCTATAAAGTTGATAAACGAGTTATTTACTACCCTGTTGCCTCCAGGGGTAGGATAATCTCCTGTAAAATACCAGTCTCCCAAATCGTTGGGGCAAGCTTTATGAAGGTTTTCAATGGATTGGTAAACTATTTTTACTTTTGCCTTAACGTCTTTTGGCGTTAACAGCTGGGCAATTTTATCGGAGATTTGCTCATAGGTAAATGGGCTATAAATTTCTTTTACGTAATTAATAATTTGCTCCTTAGGAAGATTTTGTTGTTCCTTGCATTTTTTATAAACGGTATTAATTATACTTTCTTGTCCTGTTTCTTTTAGCAGTGCAATAGCTGCGCGAAATGCAACAAAATCGGATAGTTTTGCCATATCAATGCCGTAACAGTCGGGATAACGAATTTGGGGAGAGGAGGAAACAACAATGATGCTCGCAGGATTTAACCTATCAAGAATACGAAGAATGCTTTCTCGTAGTGTTGTTCCCCTTACAATTGAATCATCAATAACGACAAGATTGTCGGTGTTGGGGCGGATGGTTCCGTATGTAATATCGTATACATGCCCAACTAAATCGTCGCGCCCTTTATCTTGCGAAATGAAAGTTCTAAGTTTTACGTCTTTTACTGCAATCTTTTCGGTTCTAAGGCGGGTTGAAATGATCTCGTCAATGTCTTTTTCCGTTAGGTTTGCTCTTTTGGCAATTATTTTGCGCTTCTTTTCATTTCTTATATAATCCTCCACGCCTTTCACCATTCCAAGGAAAGCCGTTTCGGCAGTATTCGGAATGTATGAGAATACGGTGCTTTCGTGGTCGTAGTTTATAGCCTCAAGAATGGCAGGGGTTAACAATTCGCCCAACTTTTTTCTTTCCTGATAAATATCAGCATCGGTACCTCTTGAAAAGTAGATTCTTTCAAAGGAGCATGACTTCCTGGTTTGGGGTATTCTAACCTCTGCTTCCGAAATATCACCATTTCTTTTTATGATAAGAGCGTAGCCAGGTTTTATCTCTTTAACCTGCTCACTTTTAACGTTCAGGACAGTCTGAATAACAGGGCGTTCTGATGCGACTACGGCTATTTCGTCGTCGGCATAGTAGAAAGCAGGTCGAATGCCCCATGGGTCACGGACAACAAAGGCATCGCCATGACCTATAAGCCCAGCCATGGCATAACCTCCATCAAAATCTTTTGTGGCTGCCTGTAGTATTTTAGCAATGTTGATGTTTTCCGCAATCAACCTGCTAATTTCCATATTGGAGTTCCCTTCGTTCTTGTACTGGCGGAAGAGCTGCTGGTTTTCTTCATCTAGGAAATGGCCTATCTTCTCAAGAACTGTAACAGTGTCGGAGTAGTCGCGTGGATGCTGTCCAAGGTCAACAAGACGTTGGAATAGCTCATCAACATTTGTCATGTTGAAATTACCAGCTAATACAAGGGTGCGTGATTTCCAGTTATTATCCCGCATTACAGGATGAACGTAATCGATAGAGTTATTGCCAAATGTTCCATAGCGCAGGTGACCAAGGAAAAGTTCCCCAGCAAAAGGTATATTTTCTTTTGCAAAAGCTGGGTCGTTCATCAATTCAGGTTTTGACGAGTATTTGTTTATTCCCCTATTTACTACATCAAAAATATCTTTAATGGGTGATGAGGAGTTTGAGCGTTCACGATCGATATACTTTTTACCTGGAGCCAGGTCGAACTTAATAGTTGTAAGTCCAGCACCATCTTGACCACGATTATGCTGCTTTTCCATTAGCAGGTAAAGCTTATGCAATCCGTATCGCCATGTCCCATATTTTATTTGATAGTATTCAAGTGGTTTTAGAAGCCTTATAAGTGCAATCCCACATTCGTGTTTTATTTGTTCGCTCATATCTTCTTTGTTTTAATATTAAAAAAGGCAGGCATAAAGCCTACCAATATCATCATTTTTGTTCTTTTACAAATTGAAAAACACTTTTTGCTATAGCTTCTGCATTTAAGCCATATTTCTGAAGTAATTCTTCAGGTTTACCCGACTCGCCAAAGCAATCGGGCATGCCAATAATTTTCATAGGAATTGGATATTCCTGGCACAGTACCTCAGCAACGGCACTACCTAATCCTCCATGTATTTGATGTTCTTCAACAGTAACAACTAGTCCTGTTTTTTTAGCAATGCTAATAAGCAACTCTTTATCTATGGGTTTTATGGTATGAATATTAACAACAGCAGCATCGATGCCCTTTTTCTCAAGCTCTTTTGATGCCATTAGGGCTT containing:
- a CDS encoding amidophosphoribosyltransferase — its product is MSEQIKHECGIALIRLLKPLEYYQIKYGTWRYGLHKLYLLMEKQHNRGQDGAGLTTIKFDLAPGKKYIDRERSNSSSPIKDIFDVVNRGINKYSSKPELMNDPAFAKENIPFAGELFLGHLRYGTFGNNSIDYVHPVMRDNNWKSRTLVLAGNFNMTNVDELFQRLVDLGQHPRDYSDTVTVLEKIGHFLDEENQQLFRQYKNEGNSNMEISRLIAENINIAKILQAATKDFDGGYAMAGLIGHGDAFVVRDPWGIRPAFYYADDEIAVVASERPVIQTVLNVKSEQVKEIKPGYALIIKRNGDISEAEVRIPQTRKSCSFERIYFSRGTDADIYQERKKLGELLTPAILEAINYDHESTVFSYIPNTAETAFLGMVKGVEDYIRNEKKRKIIAKRANLTEKDIDEIISTRLRTEKIAVKDVKLRTFISQDKGRDDLVGHVYDITYGTIRPNTDNLVVIDDSIVRGTTLRESILRILDRLNPASIIVVSSSPQIRYPDCYGIDMAKLSDFVAFRAAIALLKETGQESIINTVYKKCKEQQNLPKEQIINYVKEIYSPFTYEQISDKIAQLLTPKDVKAKVKIVYQSIENLHKACPNDLGDWYFTGDYPTPGGNRVVNNSFINFIEGRDQRAY
- a CDS encoding MarC family protein, producing the protein MMAFKLKYLLSCMVAILALVNPIQKVFVITSLQAQFDEAKTRFIAIKATITAFIALLFFLLLGELVFSYVFHVQLYAFQITSGIVLFYNGLTGLQKGTFIQVDAGVNIRDITAVPIAIPMIAGPATITAAVTFPAHYGHTNTIVSLAVALAINYIFMYFARPIGTFLNRLNLMSALVRIFGLIVATIGVQMTLNGLATFWNTIK
- a CDS encoding 1-acyl-sn-glycerol-3-phosphate acyltransferase, with product MQQGLIDIDNVIASKSPKLQKALPRFIVRYLKRIIHQDEINEVLAKHGDKQGVDFIEEALKQMQVTYSVEGLENLEPDGRYLFASNHPLGGLDGMILIHLLGKKYPDIKFPVNDLLMHVSQLRNIFIPINKHGAQSLSGVKQFEETFASHSQVLYFPAGLCSRKQRGRIEDLDWKKSFIVKAVKHKRDIVPVFFSGRNSNFFYNLACLRNFLRIKVNIEMLYLVDEMFKQKGKSIKVIIGEPISYLTFDHSKKPEEWAKWVKARVYKLGTQLK
- a CDS encoding GNAT family N-acetyltransferase, giving the protein MKQIIEPVDRELLLSELTPDKFVRQTNNANNELYIFTAHNAPNLMREVGRLRELSFRTAGGGTGEEVDIDEYDTCENCYKQLIVWDPSEKEILGGYRFHSVDPSKGEEINLSTRHLFNFSDKFVKEYMPQMIELGRSFVQPKYQALSRSGKGLYALDNLWDGLGALIVLNPHIKYFFGKVTMYRTYNVDARNMLLYFFEKYFKDNEGLVTPIHPIEVNIDREAMSAIFTGKSYDEDYKILSKKIREFGERIPPLINSYMNLSPSMKVFGTVINPYFGEVEETAILITIPDIYKHKVDRHISTFIKKLKDKYHLSLRRW